GTCTCTCGAACTTCTAGGATAAAAGGAAGTTCGGGAGACTGTTGTCCGCGAAGAATGTTCTATCCTGGTGAAAACCCAGTGTTTATTTTTTAGAGTTCGCGGCTATTTTTAAATGTTGATCGTCGGATTGTGTAAGACATTCCGCCCCGGTTTCGGTGATGAGATAATCGTCCTCGACACGCAAACCACCCCAACCTTCGATGTAGATTCCCGGTTCTATCGTGACCACGTCTCCCGGTTTCAGGACGTCTTTCGAGAACGGCGACAAACGCGGCGTTTCATGAACTTCAAGGCCCAGGCCATGTCCGAGCCCGTGAATGAAGTTTTTCCCATAGCCAGCGTCATCAATGACCTTACGCGCGACGGCATCTACTTCCTTGCCAGAGACTCCTGGACGGAGGACACTTGCCGCGTCGCGATGGGCTTTCACCAGGATTTGATCGATCTTGATCGCCTGCTTTTGAGCTTTCTCAACGGCAAAGTTGCGCGTAATATCGCACATGTAGCCATCCACCATAGCGCCATAGTCGAGGGTTACAGTATCCCCCACCCCAAAAGCTCTTTGGGTCGCGCGGCCATGACACATAGCTCCGCGTTCACCTGATGCCACGATAAAACTGTCATGCGCCCACCCTGTTTCCGCTCCTGCTATTTTTATTTCGTGAAGCAGGTGGCTTCCAAACTCCACCTCTGTCATACCGACACGCGCCTGAGTCAACATCTTGTCATAAGCTTGACGGGCAATGAGGCTGGCTTTTTTGATAGCCTCTACCTCAAAAACGTCTTTGGCGCGTCGCAGAACGGGAATGAAAATCGACGCGTCTTCCCAGTTCGTCGAAACCTTTTTCAAAACCCCCTCCACGATATTGTAGGAGAGTTTTTCTCCCTCGAACCCCACGGATTTGTAGCCGTTTTCGGAGACCACCTTGGCAATAAACTCCACCAGAGGACGTCCCGTTTGAATGGTCAAAGCGAAAGGAGACTGAAGAGCCGCTTGAGTTTGATAGCGTCCATCTGTGACCAACCTCTCACCAACGCCGTCAATGATCAACGCGGCGCTACTGCCCCGAAAGCCCGAAATATAATGACAGCTTTCGGTATTCTGATGTTCGAGAACAAGCAAAACAAACGCGTCCATTTCTCTTTCTCGCATTAAAACCCGGAGTTTCTCCACTCGACCATGAATGATGTCAAACCGCATCTACATAGACCTCCTACTTTAATTACTAATTCGGAATATAAATACATAGGATTATAATTCTGATGGGTTATTTATTAAGTTCTTTTGAGTAAAGCTTTTTCATTTCTTTTTCCCTGCGTCGCGTATGCTCTTTCCACCAGGCGCTCTCCAAGGCTTTGACAAGTTCCTTACGCTGTTCACGCCACATTAGTGCCGCCATACCCTCGGATAAAGCGCTCAAATCAGCATCAATATCCACAGGACGCTTATGGATTGTAAATTTTTTCCCATCGTAAGAAACAACAGAACCATCATTGAAAGGAATATAGACTCTCATCCGTCCTCCTCTCTCGCGCCCGGTTCTCAGAATTTAAGAGGCAATTTCACACTCATGTGTTGGGCGACATCGCCGTTGCTATAAAAGTTGTTTTGGGTTTCGTCAATTTTGAACCCCAAACCATAATAAAGCGATAATGCCGCAAAATTGGAAGCGCGCGCCCTCAGTATAAGCGTTGAAAAACCCAAATTGATCCCGCACTCGGCCACAGCGACCACCAATTGAGCGCCAATACCACGTCGCTGGTACTCTGGCAAAACCACCAGATTCATCAGCAAGGCTTTTCCTTTATCATCACCCCAAACGGCGTATCCCAACAATTTATCATTTACAGCCGGAGCGAAAGCCCCCAAGTAGGAGAATCGAGCGTCTCCCACAAGAAGATCTTGTTTGACAAGACGCTCCGGCCAAGGATAAGGAGAAGTTCGGTCAATTTCCAAAACTTGTGTTAGATCGTTTTTCGTGCAAAAACGGATATCCGTCAGAAGCACAAAACTAAAGTCCTCGATCGATCGTCTGGTTCCTGTCTGGACCGACCCCGATCAATTTGATAGGCACGCCCACTCGTTCTTCAATATAAAGGACGTAATTTCGCGCGGCTTCGGGCAAGGCCTCGAAGGTGACGCACTCTGAGATATCCTCGCTCCAGCTCGGTAGGGTTTCAAACACCGGGCGACATTCCTCCAGAACATGAGCGCTACCATTGAAGGCATCTGTCCTTGTTCCGTTCAGATCATAGGCTGTACAGATTTTTATTTCGTCCAGACCGGTCAAGACATCCAGTTTCGTCAGGGCAATCGCGTCGACGCCGTTCAGTAACATGGAATAACGTACCCCCACCAAGTCCAGCCAACCACAGCGACGCGGTCTTCCCGTGGTAGCTCCAAATTCTCCGCCCTTAGCGCGCAAAGATTCCCCCACCTCACCTTTATCTTCCGTGGGCATGGGGCCCTCCCCTACTCGCGTGGTATAGGCCTTGACGACGGCAACCACCCGGTCGATACACGACACCGGCAGTCCCGTTCCCGTCAACCCTCCAGCGGCGGAAGTCGAGGAACTCGTGACATAGGGATATGTCCCATGATCAATGTCCAGTAAAGTCGCCTGGGCTCCCTCCAACAAGACGTGTTTTCCCTTACGGACAGATTCTTGCAGAAGGCTTGTGGCGTCTCCGACATAGGGCGCCAGAGCTTTGCCCCATTCCAACGCCGGCGTAAAAGTCTCGTTCAAAGGCAACGGATTTTCGTTGTAAAGTTTCGTTAAAATCCGATTTTTTTCCTCCAAAATTAAAGTCAGTTTTTCCCGCAAGTGATCCTTATCCAGTAGGTCCTCCACGCGAAGGCCGCTGCGGGCGTATTTATCCACATAGCAAGGGCCGATCCCACGGCCGGTGGTGCCAATTTTATGCCCTTTCCCCCGAAAAGTCTCCTGAGCTTTGTCGAGGATTTTGTGATAGGGCATCACCACATGGGCGCGAGAGCTCACGACCAAACGCGCACGATCTTGCCTCTGCTCCCGCAGTTCATCCAGTTCTTTCAAAAACTGTTGGGGCTCGAAGACGACCCCGTTGCCAATGACACAAAGTTTCCCCGGATAAAGCATCCCTGAAGGCAAAAGATGGAAAACGATCTTCTTCCCATCCACGATCACGGTATGCCCCGCGTTGGCCCCTCCTTGATATCGGACGAAGACATCTACGTCTCCTCCCATTACGTCTACGACTTTCCCCTTGCCTTCGTCTCCCCATTGGGCT
This Synergistaceae bacterium DNA region includes the following protein-coding sequences:
- a CDS encoding GNAT family N-acetyltransferase, coding for MLLTDIRFCTKNDLTQVLEIDRTSPYPWPERLVKQDLLVGDARFSYLGAFAPAVNDKLLGYAVWGDDKGKALLMNLVVLPEYQRRGIGAQLVVAVAECGINLGFSTLILRARASNFAALSLYYGLGFKIDETQNNFYSNGDVAQHMSVKLPLKF
- a CDS encoding aminopeptidase P family protein; this encodes MRFDIIHGRVEKLRVLMREREMDAFVLLVLEHQNTESCHYISGFRGSSAALIIDGVGERLVTDGRYQTQAALQSPFALTIQTGRPLVEFIAKVVSENGYKSVGFEGEKLSYNIVEGVLKKVSTNWEDASIFIPVLRRAKDVFEVEAIKKASLIARQAYDKMLTQARVGMTEVEFGSHLLHEIKIAGAETGWAHDSFIVASGERGAMCHGRATQRAFGVGDTVTLDYGAMVDGYMCDITRNFAVEKAQKQAIKIDQILVKAHRDAASVLRPGVSGKEVDAVARKVIDDAGYGKNFIHGLGHGLGLEVHETPRLSPFSKDVLKPGDVVTIEPGIYIEGWGGLRVEDDYLITETGAECLTQSDDQHLKIAANSKK
- a CDS encoding adenylosuccinate synthase gives rise to the protein MKGKVDILIGAQWGDEGKGKVVDVMGGDVDVFVRYQGGANAGHTVIVDGKKIVFHLLPSGMLYPGKLCVIGNGVVFEPQQFLKELDELREQRQDRARLVVSSRAHVVMPYHKILDKAQETFRGKGHKIGTTGRGIGPCYVDKYARSGLRVEDLLDKDHLREKLTLILEEKNRILTKLYNENPLPLNETFTPALEWGKALAPYVGDATSLLQESVRKGKHVLLEGAQATLLDIDHGTYPYVTSSSTSAAGGLTGTGLPVSCIDRVVAVVKAYTTRVGEGPMPTEDKGEVGESLRAKGGEFGATTGRPRRCGWLDLVGVRYSMLLNGVDAIALTKLDVLTGLDEIKICTAYDLNGTRTDAFNGSAHVLEECRPVFETLPSWSEDISECVTFEALPEAARNYVLYIEERVGVPIKLIGVGPDRNQTIDRGL